The Daphnia pulex isolate KAP4 chromosome 3, ASM2113471v1 genome includes a region encoding these proteins:
- the LOC124189846 gene encoding myoneurin-like, with protein MFGTCFYLPLSSTNNPAIPTNDLPLDLSCKPKGCKRNSNNPFYTELPKSSKNNNQTKVTSITREALACTSPALPASLLKLTKTKDTLAKLVSADNANAELRVVSSAVETDSNENLFLQEKKMSTAVSLTLPATESNQPKRSRDRALLPCQVCGKSFDRPSLLKRHIRTHTGEKPHVCDVCGKGFSTSSSLNTHRRIHSGEKPHQCPVCGKRFTASSNLYYHRMTHVKEKPHKCTMCQKSFPTPGDLKSHMYVHNGSWPFQCNICNRGFSKQTNLRNHLFLHTGKKPHNCSQCGKCFALVCNLRAHIRTHSETDSCHPDTNAVQMSITSAVQEPIVQSQQAGISFSERKPEIENRLLIPTPCLADHILFWQTIQQQLTTKILLQQQQQVQTQDLHFISSPFCRSKKLSK; from the exons ATGTTTGGAACCTGCTTCTATCTCCCTCTTTCGTCCACTAATAATCCAGCGATTCCTACAAACG ATCTTCCTTTAGATTTGAGCTGTAAACCTAAGGGATGTAAACGAAACTCAAACAATCCTTTTTACACAGAACTTCCGaaatcaagcaaaaataataaccaaacAAAAGTAACGAGCATAACAAGAGAAGCTTTGGCATGCACATCACCTGCGCTTCCCGCTTCATTGCTTAAGTTGACTAAGACAAAGGATACTTTGGCTAAACTAGTCAGTGCCGACAATGCAAATGCTGAATTGAGAGTAGTTTCATCAGCTGTGGAAAccgattcaaatgaaaatttattccttcaagagaaaaaaatgtccacaGCCGTTTCACTAACTTTACCAGCTACAGAAAGTAACCAACCGAAGAGAAGTCGCGACAGAGCTCTTCTGCCTTGTCAAGTTTGCGGCAAATCATTCGACCGACCTTCGCTGTTAAAACGTCACATTCGTACTCACACTG GTGAAAAACCACACGTATGCGATGTATGCGGAAAAGGATTTTCGACTTCTAGCTCGTTAAATACTCATAGAAGGATCCATAGTGGTGAAAAACCGCATCAATGCCCTGTATGTGGTAAACGATTCACGGCTTCTTCGAATCTGTACTACCATCGGATGACTCACGTTAAA GAAAAACCTCACAAGTGCACAATGTGCCAAAAATCATTCCCCACACCAGGTGACTTGAAATCACACATGTACGTACACAACGGCAGTTGGCCCTTTCAATGCAATATATGCAATCGAGGCTTCAGTAAGCAGACAAACTTGagaaatcatctttttctccacacag GAAAAAAGCCTCACAATTGCTCACAATGCGGGAAGTGTTTTGCCTTAGTCTGCAATTTAAGAGCTCACATACGGACTCATTCTGAAACGGATTCTTGTCATCCCGACACAAACGCTGTTCAAATGAGCATCACTTCAGCTGTACAAGAACCGATCGTCCAATCACAGCAGGCGGGCATATCTTTTTCGGAACGAAAGCCGGAAATAGAAAACCGTTTACTCATCCCAACTCCTTGTCTAGCTGATCATATCTTATTCTGGCAAACTATCCAGCAACAGTTGACTACCAAAATATTAttacagcaacagcagcaggttCAGACCCAGGATCTACATTTCATATCGTCCCCGTTTTGCCGTtcgaaaaaattgtcaaaataa
- the LOC124190058 gene encoding gamma-tubulin complex component 2-like, which translates to MSEFKIHHAVSELIDSLGLTDLVAPEKFVKNLVTSPSQVQITNARETVQTLAALSSNPSEIVNKYEELRDKNYAELDSFVLILSKMKESKTMTRSVRAGLPRESVKTYCTSTDSNQGSGPSTSTPIVVGGVKLKELKSRLQTASEGSLGHKVTELTEKRVTSSEIIQKNPKWFHTRPFLSWDFPVAGLSDSHLLQVAPLGNVPVGDQERILLEELLYVLSGFDGDYIRALPLTANADERKFEIDDSVDDSLKEMIRRFFPILASYSIIERFYESRSGFDFGMVNDALAAAIGNLVHEYRIFVCQLESLLLKNELSLQKAWYLLQPNVTILHQLHHVTLSLMRAKAQGGQVLSVLHQQTMEAMGNEKQQKLLLSLTRSAAQPYWEILQKWIYQGSVEDPYLEFMVEDHQVVSMDKLSPTAYSDDYWEKRYTLRRDRVPSFLLPLTDQILRTGKYLNVIKQCGMKVKPPRIDDLVYTLDGSGYKEAIEKAYSYASETLLHVLMQDYDLLGRLKSVKHYFFLNAGDFILHFLSLCGAELVKNVDDVMPSRLESLLELALRTSTANADPFKDDLGLELLSYDLTTQMVKILSIETHGERDNRGDGNHSIDHVRLTGLEAFSFMYRVRWPVSLVFTTKVMACYQMIFRHLFLTKYVENLLGRVWISHKIVRNYSFPTSQWYNNAFALRHRMLHFIQNLLYYITVEVLEPSWQIFVEKIRKVDNVDQVISTHMELLNVCMKESMLTDPALLQTATKLIKLCEAFAHFILKMHRHAKEAEMGLSSLANVTSLSEVLLTSPGDVFLQENSDTFDQNVARMELQFTTLLADLLHRIAEMGHESYDSHMLTLLNRLDFNNYYTDKVIQFTLKSNQTDDTISG; encoded by the exons ATGagtgaattcaaaattcatcACGCTGTTAGCGAATTGATTGATTCGCTAGG GCTCACTGACTTGGTTGCACctgaaaaatttgtgaaaaactTGGTGACTTCTCCATCACAGGTCCAAATAACAAATGCTAGAGAGACTGTGCAAACTTTAGCAGCTTTGAGCTCAAATCCATCTGAGATAGTGAACAAGTATGAAGAACTACGGGACAAAAA TTACGCTGAATTGGATTCTTTTGTCCTGATACTTTCAAAGATGAAAGAGTCTAAGACAATGACCCGCTCAGTCAGGGCTGGTTTGCCAAGAGAATCTGTCAAAACCTATTGCACTAGCACAGATAGCAATCAAGGATctg GCCCATCAACATCCACTCCAATTGTGGTTGGAGGTGTAAAATTGAAGGAATTGAAGAGCAGGTTACAGACTGCAAGTGAGGGTTCATTAGGTCATAAAGTTACTGAACTAACAGAGAAGAGGGTCACATCTAGTGAAATTATACAAAAGAATCCAAAGTGGTTTCACACTAGACCCTTTCTTTCTTGGGACTTTCCTGTTGCTGGGCTATCAGATTCTCATCTACTTCAAGTTGCTCCTCTTGGAAATGTGCCTGTAGGAGATCAAGAAAGAATACTTTTAGAAGAGCTCCTTTATGTTCTCAGTGGGTTTGATGGCGATTACATACGTGCACTACCCTTAACTGCCAACGCCGACGaaagaaaattcgaaattgatgata gtgtCGACGATTCACTAAAAGAAATGATTCGAAGATTCTTCCCAATTTTAGCTTCCTATTCTATAATTGAGCGCTTCTACGAGAGTCGTTCTGGATTCGATTTCGGAATGGTAAATGACGCCTTGGCAGCGGCTATTGGCAACTTGGTTCATGAATATCGAATCTTTGTCTGTCAATTGGAAAGTTTATTGCTTAAGAACGAATTGAGTTTGCAGAAAGCTTG GTATCTTCTTCAGCCCAATGTCACGATATTGCATCAACTGCATCATGTCACGCTGTCATTAATGAGAGCTAAAGCTcaaggcggccaagtattatcCGTTCTTCACCAACAGACCATGGAAGCGATGGGAAATGAGAAGCAACAGAAACTTTTGCTCTCACTTACCCGTTCTGCAGCCCAGCCATATTGGGAGATTTTGCAAAAGTGGATTTATCAAGGTTCAGTAGAAGATCCATATTTGGAGTTCATGGTTGAAGATCATCAAGTAGTATCCATGGACAAGCTCTCCCCAACGGCTTACAGTGACGACTACTGGGAGAAGCGTTACACTCTACGACGTGATCGAGTACCCTCATTCCTTCTCCCACTTACTGACCAGATTCTTCGTACCGGAAAATACCTTAATGTGATCAAGCAATGTG GAATGAAGGTGAAACCACCAAGGATTGATGACTTAGTGTATACACTTGACGGATCAGGCTACAAAGAAGCCATTGAAAAGGCTTACAGTTATGCGTCTGAGACGTTGTTGCACGTCCTCATGCAAGATTACGACCTTTTAGGTCGGCTCAA GTCCGTGAAGCATTACTTTTTCCTGAATGCGGGAGATTTTATCTTGCATTTCCTCTCGCTATGCGGAGCGGAATTGGTGAAAAACGTTGATGATGTAATGCCCAGCCGATTAGAATCTTTGCTTGAATTGGCACTTCGCACTTCGACCGCCAACGCTGATCCCTTCAAAGATGATCTGGGACTTGAATTACTTTCCTATGATCTAACTACTCAGATGGTTAAGATTCTTTCGATCGAAACTCACGGAGAACGCGACAATCGCG ggGATGGGAACCACTCAATCGACCATGTACGGTTGACGGGATTGGAAGCTTTCTCTTTCATGTACCGTGTTCGATGGCCTGTTTCACTTGTGTTTACGACTAAAGTTATGGCGTGCTACCAGATGATTTTCCGACATCTTTTCTTGACCAAATATGTTGAAAATCTCTTGGGCCG AGTTTGGATTTCGCACAAAATTGTTCGCAATTATTCGTTTCCGACTAGCCAGTGGTACAACAACGCATTTGCTTTGCGTCATCGCATGCtccatttcattcaaaatttattgtACTACATCACGGTCGAAGTTCTTGAGCCATCATGGCAAATTTTTGTTGAGAAAATCCGAAAAGTGGACAACGTCGATCAA GTTATATCAACTCACATGGAACTTCTGAACGTGTGCATGAAAGAGTCTATGTTAACGGATCCTGCACTTCTACAAACGGCAACCAAATTGATCAAACTCTGCGAAGCATTCGCTCACTTTATCCTC AAAATGCATCGCCATGCCAAGGAAGCTGAAATGGGACTGAGCAGCCTGGCAAATGTAACTTCTTTGAGTGAAGTTCTTCTAACTTCACCTGGGGACGTATTCCTTCAA GAGAACAGTGACACATTCGATCAAAATGTTGCACGGATGGAACTGCAATTTACAACGCTTTTGGCAGATTTGTTACACAGAATCGCCGAAATGGGACATGAAAGTTACGATTCTCATATGCTAACTTTACTGAATCG ATTGGACTTCAATAACTACTATACGGATAAGGTGATTCAGTTCACCTTAAAATCCAATCAAACAGATGACACAATTTCGGGATAA
- the LOC124190060 gene encoding acetyl-CoA acetyltransferase B, mitochondrial-like — MAFVNSKVFQCSKRLYSSTANLNDVVILGAARTPMGGFRGGLKSITAPRLGAIAIQAAVERAGIAKEEIQEVYMGNVCQAGEGQAPSRQATLFAGLSKTTPTTTINKVCASGMKAIMFAAQNLQTGQQSVMVAGGMESLSNVPFFLPRGETPYGGIKLIDGVSFDGLTDVYNKIHMGNCAENTAQKMSVTRQDQDAYALRSYRLSAEAYKNNIMQKEIVEVRIPQKKGKPDLVISEDEEYKRVDVERFSKLPTAFLKENGTLTAGNSSVLSDGAAACVLATAQAAERLGSKPLARIVSFSDAATDPIDFPIAPGFAIPIALKRAGIRKEDVALWEINEAFSVVVLANMKMLDIDPERVNIHGGAVSLGHPIGMSGCRIVNHLVYALKAGEYGVASICNGGGGASTIVIQKLATNAPQKLPVLTLFTKYPCPLCDEAKIILMKSSLWNRFIWQEVDIRLPENTKWFGRYRYEIPVFHLNGKFLMKHRVDLKLLEEKLDAV, encoded by the exons ATGGCGTTCGTAAACAGTAAA GTTTTCCAATGCAGTAAGCGATTGTATTCGTCAACTGCAAATCTAAACGATGTAGTCATTCTTGGTGCAGCACGAACTCCTATGGGCGGCTTCAGAGGTGGTCTGAAAAGCATAACAGCCCCACGATTAGGTGCAATTGCCATTCAAGCTGCTGTCGAAAGAGCTGGTATTgctaaagaagaaatccaagaGGTTTACATGGGAAATGTGTGCCAAGCCGGTGAAGG CCAAGCTCCTTCCAGACAAGCAACTCTGTTTGCTGGATTATCgaaaacaacaccaacaactaCAATCAATAAAGTATGTGCTTCAGGTATGAAGGCTATCATGTTTGCTGCACAAAACCTTCAAACTGGACAACAAAGTGTAATGGTGGCTGGTGGAATGGAATCTCTCTCCAatgtacctttttttctcccaagaGGTGAAACACCTTATGGAGGAATCAAACTCATa GATGGAGTCTCTTTTGATGGGCTGACAGATGTCTACAACAAAATCCATATGGGCAATTGCGCAGAAAATACTGCCCAGAAGATGTCTGTTACTCGCCAAGATCAGGATGCCTACGCTCTGCGTAGCTACCGCCTCAGCGCCGAGGCATACAAAAACAACATAATGCAAAAGGAAATAGTCGAAGTACGTATTCCTCAAaagaaag gtaaaCCAGATTTGGTCATATCTGAGGATGAAGAATACAAACGTGTTGATGTTGAGAGATTCTCGAAGCTGCCGACCGCGTTCCTT AAGGAAAACGGTACTCTTACCGCCGGCAATTCTTCAGTTCTGAGTGACGGAGCAGCTGCTTGCGTTCTCGCCACGGCACAAGCGGCGGAACGTTTGGGATCAAAGCCCCTTGCTAGAATAGTTAGTTTTTCTGATGCTGCAACTGACCCTATTGATTTCCCTATTGCCCCCGGATTTGCGATACCAATTGCTCTGAAACGTGCTGGG ATTCGAAAAGAAGATGTTGCGTTGTGGGAAATCAACGAAGCTTTTAGCGTGGTTGTGTTGGCCAATATGAAAATGCTGGATATTGATCCGGAACGAGTGAATATCCACGGTGGAGCCGTGAGTTTGGGTCATCCTATTGG taTGTCGGGATGTCGTATTGTAAATCATTTGGTATACGCGTTGAAGGCAGGAGAGTATGGTGTAGCAAGCATATGCAATGGTGGTGGAGGTGCATCAACAATAGTGATCCAAAAATT GGCGACAAATGCGCCTCAAAAGTTACCTGTTCTTACTTTATTCACGAAATATCCATGCCCACTCTGCGACGAGGCGAAAATTATTCTAATGAAATCAAGTCTATGGAATCGGTTTATTTGGCAAGAGGTGGACATCCGTCTCCCGGAAAATACTAAATGGTTTGGACGATATCGCTACGAAATACCTGTATTTCATTTAAACGGAAAATTTTTGATGAAACATCGCGTAGATTTAAAACTCTTGGAAGAAAAACTTGATGCTGTGTGA